The genomic DNA CGGGCGCTCACCCGGCTCTGGGCGAAAAGCTCGATCATGGCCCGCTTGAAGGCGGGGAGATCGCGCGGACTGCGGCTACTCACCCAATTGCGGTCACGCACGACTTCCTGGTCAACCCAGTTGCCGCCAGCATTGCGGATGTCATCCTGGATCGTATGGTAGCTCGTTAAGGTGCGTCCGCGCACCAGTCCTGCCGAGACCAGCAGCCAGGGGCCATGACAGATAACCGCGATAGGCTTGCCGGCGGCGTCAATGCGCCGTACGAATTCCTGGGCCTCCCGCTGGACACGCAAGGCATCGGCGTTCAAGGCCCCGCCTGGCAGCAGGACGGCATCGAACTCGTCTGGGTTGGCTTGCTGCAGTGTCAGGTCGACTGGAAAACTGTCGCCCTTCTCGACGTGATTGACACCCTGGATCTGGCCCGCCTTGGGTGCCACGATAGCTGTGCGTGCTCCCGCTTCCTCCAGGGCCTTCTTTGGCTCACTCAGCTCAACCTGTTCAAAGTAATCCGTCGCCAGAATAGCCACACGCATGCCTTGCAGATTCGTCCCTTGCATCGATCGCAACCTCCTTTGTTTACAAAGGTCAACAAGCAAGAAAGACAACCGTTGTCAGGGCAAGGTCTTCCATTCAGACGCTGCCCTCTCCACCCACAGATACACGCAATGCCCCCCATGCAAGGAGACTCAGCCATTGGTGCGATGCGGACGGCTCGGCTAACGAGCTATGGGAGGGAACCACCCAGGCCCAGGTGGCTCGGCTGAAGCGGGCAAGAAAGCAGGCTGGCCAGGCTCACTGGCCTGGCCTAGCCCAGGCGCGGCAACTCTACCTTCGACCGCGCGCGGAAAATGATGCGGATTCCTGTTCCAGCGAAGTCGAACGCCTCGCGGAGACGATTTTCCAGGTAACGCTCGTAGCTGAAATGGAGGTAATCCGGGTTGTTCACGAAGAAGACAAAGGTCGGCGGGTTAACCTGAGCCTGCGTGGCGTAAAAGATCTTGAGTTGGTGCCCGTGGACCGCGACCGGATGATGGCGACGAATCGCCTCCTGCACGACTTCGTTCAGACGCGCCGTAGGAATGCGCACGAAGCGCCTGTCAGCAATCTCAATGGCCTTGCGCAGCAACGACTGAACGTGGTAGCCGGTTCTGGCCGACGCGAAGACCACCGGGGCATAGGGAATGAACTTGAGGCCCGCGCTCAACATCTTGCGGTACTCTTCGGCCTCGGCGATTTCCCGCGTCAGGCTGATGGGCTCGCCCCGGCGAGCGGCCCGGCGCTGCTCCTGGACGATATCCCACTTATTTACTACGACGATGATCCCTTTGGCCTGCTCGTGCACATAGCCCGCGATATGGGTATCTTGAGCCGCCAGTCCCTCGACGGCATCGATCAGCAGGAGGGCCACATCGCAGCGATCAATGGCACGCATCGAGCGTATCACACTGTATTTCTCGATGCCTGGTACAATGCGTCCGCGTCGCCGGATGCCTGCGGTATCGATGAGCACGAGCTTACGGTCCTCAAAGAGCAGCCCGGTATCGATCATATCGCGGGTGGTGCCGGGCACATCGCTCACAATAGCGCGCTCGTAGCCCAAGATGCGATTAAGTAGGGACGACTTGCCAACGTTCGGGCGCCCGACGATGGCGATGCGCACCTGTTCCGTCTCGTCCTCTTCGGCGTGCTCCTCGGGCGTTTCCGGCGGCAAAGACTCGACGATCTTGTCTAGCAAATCGCCTGTTCCCAGGCCGTGCAGGGCCGAGATGTCAATTGGTTCGCCCAGGCCCAGGGCATAGAACTCGGGAGCGTACTGGCGGTGGGTATCGTTATCAGCCTTATTGGCGGCCAGAATGACCGGCTTATTGGTGCGGCGCAGCAGGGCGGCCACCTCCTCATCGGCGGGGGTGATGCCTGTGCGCACATCGACCATAAAGACAATAACGTCGGCCTCCTCGATAGCCAGACGCACCTGGGAGCGTACATGCTCCATCAGATCGCCGCTGACCCCGCTCAAACCAACCTGGCCCGGAGGGGTCTCTTCACCGAGGGCCAGGCCACCGGTATCAATCAGCGTGAACTCCCGTCCATTCCAGTCAGTATCTCCATAAAGGCGGTCGCGCGTTGTTCCGGGCAGATCCTCAACAATAGCGCGCCGCTCACCGATCATGCGATTAAAAAACGTGGACTTGCCGACGTTCGGTCGGCCTACGATGGCGACAAGTGGCTTCATAGCCCCTACCACCCCTTTCTTGCGATCCCGCAGAGTAGTAAGTGAGAGAAAAAACAGCCTGGGTTTGATTATAACACAAACACCGAGTCGCTTTGAGTCCCTCTTTTTCGGCCCGAAGAGCAGTGCGATTCTTATTGCGATATGCTATACTGATACAGTTGGTATTCCACCTGGCGCAGTCAATTGAGATGGAAGAGAGGAAGAGCGAGCGAATAGAGGTCGGTTCTGGCGCCGGGGCAGGCTAAGCCAGCGACGGCAAAAGCGGTGAGCAGTTTATTCAGGCCGAGGGCAGGAGCAAGGACCTCCGAGGGGTGACCTCCTGCTGCTTGGCAGCAAAGGCAGGGAACACATGACTAAGAACCGCTTCCACTACTTTACAGATAGTGCCAAGCTAATCTTTGTCGAAGCGCAACAGTCGGCGGAAAGGTATCAGCAGACGTATATTGCTCCAGAGCACTTGCTGCTGGGGATAGCGAACGGCAAGGCAACGACTGCTTCCAGACTGCTCAATCGAGTAGAGATCGACCCGCTTCTGCTTCGAGCAGCGACGGAACGGGCGATTGCTGACCGGCTGGCAGCTCACCCTGATAGTGCTACGGACCAGTTTGGCCTGACCCAGGAGGCCAAGGAAGCTATCGAGCTGGCCGTCGAAGAAGCGAGTCATGAGCAGCGTGGTTTTGTTGGTAGTGAGCATCTCCTCCTGGCTCTGCTGCGTCAGCAGGGGACCCTGGCGGTCAACGTCCTGGAGCAGGCTGGCCTCAGCCTGGAAACAGTCCGTGCGCGGCTCCAGCGTCTGCGCCAGGAAGGGTACACCTCCGAACCCTGAGAGGCGGACGGAGCCGGTAAGGTTCGCAATCCAGAGGAGCAGGCCCGCCCGGCCATTGAGCCGTGCCGTGGACTGCTCCCCTGCTCTATTGGCGCAAGCTACTTGAGAGCGATAGCGAAGATGTGTAAGTGGCCACCCAAGACCGTGGTGGGTAGCGTAATGCTCTTGACCGTCTTCTCCGGGTCGAGGGGCAGCTCGGCATAGAAGACGTAGGCTCGCTGGAGCTGTGGGCCGCCAGGGCGATTATAATAAGCGGTGACGATGGCAATACTATTGCCGCAGCTCGGAGCGAAGGAGCCGCCCCCGAGGGTCCAGTCGCTCAGGCAGAGCGGCAGCGGCTGAAGCGAGCCATCGCTATAGCGGACCAGCAGCTGGCCGTGGGCGCCCGAGGCGTCGCTATGATCGGCGGCTCCCAGCAGGGCCAAAGCGGTCTTATGTGCGCTCGCGCTCCCGTTCAGCGGGATCGTCTGGCCGCTGGCCAGGTAGTTATTGTTGGCTCCTGAAGCCGCATTTGGCCAGCTAAAGGTCACGCCATTATAGGTGAGTGGTTGCCAGGGAAAGACGCCGACGGCGGCCAGGGCCTGGGCCGAGTAGCTGGACCCTGTACCGTCAAAGTTAGCGGCCTGGGGATTGCTATCATCGCTTGTGCCGGCGTTGTTGTAGGGGGTATCCTCTGCTGCCTTTGTGGCCACAGCAAAGACATGCAGCAGGCCCTGATTGACCGTAGCGGGCAGCGTCACGCTTTTAACCGTCTTGCCGCTCTGCAGGGCCACCTCGGCGTAGAAAATGTAGGTCTTCACAAACTCCTGCCCCGTTGGCTGGTTACGGTAGGGCAGCGTCACAAAGATGCCGTTGCTGAAGGACGGCCCGTTCGCTTTGCCCTCATTCAGAGTCCAGTCGCTGAAGCCCAGTGTAAACGGCTGACGGCTGCCATCGCTATAGTTGATGTAGGCGGTACCGTACGAGGGGCCGCCAGAGGCCGCGCCCAGAAAGGCCAGCAGACTGGCCTTCTTCTGAGGAGCTACTGGCAGCGTTTGCCCGGCGGCGATATAGTTATTGAGCTGGCCGGCGGCGGCGTCAGGCCACTGAAAGACCACGCCAGACACGCCGCGGTAGAAGGCATTATCGCCGGGATTGATCCCTGCCTGCTGCAGGGCTTGCAGCGAATAACTATGGCCAGCATTGTCGAAATTGGCCTGAGCGGGCAGGTGGTCGTCGCTCACCCCAATGTTGTTGTAGCTCCCGTAGAGGCCCCTGGTAGCAATGGAGAAGATGTGCAGGCGACTGGGGCCGGCAGGTGCTGGTGGCAGGGTCACGCTCTTAATTGTTTTGGTCGCATCGACCGCCACATCTGTGTAAAACAGGTAGACCGTCACCGGCTGCTGACCGCCGGGTCCATTGCGATAGCTCATCGTCGCCACTGTCTTATTATTAAAGGCAGGGGAGCTGCTGGTCCAATCGGTCAGGCCGAGCGTAAACGGCTGGGTCGAGCCGTCGCTATAGGTAATGCGTGCGGTGCCGCTGGTTGATCCCTGGGTAGCCGAGCCGAGGAAGGCCACCAGCGTCACGCCTGGGCCGCTGTTCAGTGGGATCGTCTGGCCATTGGCCTGGTAATTGTCCTTGACTCCGGCGGGCAGGTCCGGCCAGATGAAAGCCAGACCATTACAGAGCACACTCGCCCCTGGAGTAATGCCAGCTTGTGCCAGGGCTGTTGCAGAGTAGCTATAGCCCAGACCGTCGTAGTTCGCTGCCTGCACATTCTGTGTAAAGTCGTCGCTGATGCCGACATTGTTGTACGTCGCTGGCGGGGGAGGGGCACTGCTCTTATTGAGCAGGCCGTAGACGGTCAGCGTCGTCTTAGTTGGCACGAAGACCCGGCCATCGGCGATAGTTGGCGTACTGAACTTCACATAGCTATCGAGCGTATCGTAGTCCGGGTCCTGGGCGCTGCTGTACAGTTCATGGCCCAGATTGGTCGCATCGTAGGCGCGCAGGGCGCCGCCTGGATCGATCAGCCAGAGGATGCCGTTGCTTGTCCCATTGCTGGAGAGCGAGGGATTGCCGCCGGAGAAGAGGAAGCTTCTCTCGGGCGTCTGGGAGCTTGGTGTTGGCGGAAGCAAGACCTGTCCTTTAGCGTTGCGCTGCAGGCGGTAGGCCAGAGTAGGGTGTCCGACGCTGGAAATGTAGACATACTCCGCGCTCGCGCTGCGCCAATAAGCGGGTGTGCCATACATGCCGCCGACAGTGCTGGGAGGGGTCTCCTGAAGGACCTGGTCCACGTCGGTGCGGCTCCGATTCGTTTCGGTGCAGGGTTGGGTGATCGTCGTAAACTGGCCCAGCTTATTGGTATCCAGCACATAGATGCGGCCCTCCTTGCCGCCTCCGATCAGCTCTGGATAGGAGGGGAGCAGCAGCGGCCCGCCCGAGCCGAGGTCGGCGTCGGCCTCACCCAGGCACTCCTCATTGAAGGGCGCGAAGAAGTCCAGCAGGCGCAGATCGGGACTGAGTTTGACAAAGCTATCACCCAATGATGGACGAGGGGCGGACGGTTCGAAGTCGCCGTTACCGCTGATAAAGTAGATATTGCCCTCGCTATCGGAGGCCAGGCCGCCGCCTCCATGCCAGACGCCGGCACCGGCCCCGTCGGGGGTCACGTTGAAGACGTGGGTTTGGCGGAAGCCGTTGCCGTCGTAGGTATAGCTGATGATCCAGCCGTGGTACGGCATATTGTCGCAGAACGATCCCCAGGCGATGTAAATCTGGCCGTTAGCCAGTAGCAGGGCGGCGCGCTGGCGCTCGTAGCGGGGGTCGAAGCTCACGCTGCCGTTCTGGCTCCCGGCCCCCTGGCCAGGGAGGCTGGCCCGGACCACCACCGGGCTGCCGGGGCGCTCGCGCCCTGTGCTGATGTCAATGGCGTGAAGCCGGTCGAAGAACTGCCCGCTGCTATTTTGCGAGAAGGTCACGAAGAACATCGTGCGAGAGGCCAGATCGATCACTGGCGTGCCGGTGATCCCGACCTCCGGCACCGTATCGCCGCAAGCCACATCCTCCCAGGAGACGGTCGTCTCGCCGGAAGGCAGATAGTTGACGTGCCAGAGCGGAGGAGGGGCGCCGTTGCTGCTCTGGGCATCGGCATCAAAGGCGTAGATGCTATCGTGCTCGGTGGCGACAAAGACCACATTGTGGGGGGTGCCATTGACGTTCACATTGGGCACATAGAGTGGCTGGGCATAGATCTGACCGTCGACGGGGTAGGCTACCCGTTTGCCGAAGCTCTGGGCATTGACATTGCCTGGGGTCAGGAGGGTCTCCGTGGTATTCTGGCCGCTGCGCCAATTATCGTTTTTGTAGGTCAACACAGCGGTATGGCCGCTACTGCGGGGGATTATCGTCTGGGTTTGGCGAGAGTCCCTTCCCATCTGAGTTGCGGACCGCTCGGGCTGGAGTCGGGCGCTCATAAAGGGAGCGGGCAAGAGTGTGGTGGCAAGGGCCAGGAAGGTCAGCAGCTCAAGCAGTGGATGCTGCTGACGAGAGAAGCGAGCCTGGTTCATCAAATCCTCCTCCTCTCCTCACTGTACCAGGGTATTGCTGCTTCCATGCAGCTTTGCGTGTAGTAGTTTTCTGAATGGTAGCCTGTATTCGACAGTGGCAAAGCAGATATAGAGAAGCAATTAGGCTTGATCACGAAACTACTCTAATTGTAGTGTAGAATAAAGGAGAAGAGAGGAAGGATATCGAAAGAAGGTGGAGAAGGGTGCTTTCTCAGGGGTGAGAGGAAGCTTCCTTCTCCTCCAGGATCAGGCGAACCAGGCGCTCAGCCAGAGCGATCGAATAGTTCTGGCCGCGGTCGTGGGGATAGACCTGGAACATATTGGCCAGCCAGAGGCCGGGGAGGGGAGTTTTCAGGGGAGGGATATGCTCGCGGTAATCGGGGGTGACGATAGGTTGGGCGAAAGGAGCGCGGAACATCCAGCTCTCGCGCACCCAGGAGGGGTCGAAATCCGGGCGAATGCGGCGCAGATGGGGTAAGAACTGGGTCAGGACCTCAGCTTTCTCCATCTGGAAGAGCGGGTCATCCATTGGGCGGTAGTTGCCCAGGTAGAGCAGATGGCGACCGC from Thermogemmatispora onikobensis includes the following:
- a CDS encoding type 1 glutamine amidotransferase domain-containing protein; translated protein: MQGTNLQGMRVAILATDYFEQVELSEPKKALEEAGARTAIVAPKAGQIQGVNHVEKGDSFPVDLTLQQANPDEFDAVLLPGGALNADALRVQREAQEFVRRIDAAGKPIAVICHGPWLLVSAGLVRGRTLTSYHTIQDDIRNAGGNWVDQEVVRDRNWVSSRSPRDLPAFKRAMIELFAQSRVSARG
- the der gene encoding ribosome biogenesis GTPase Der — its product is MKPLVAIVGRPNVGKSTFFNRMIGERRAIVEDLPGTTRDRLYGDTDWNGREFTLIDTGGLALGEETPPGQVGLSGVSGDLMEHVRSQVRLAIEEADVIVFMVDVRTGITPADEEVAALLRRTNKPVILAANKADNDTHRQYAPEFYALGLGEPIDISALHGLGTGDLLDKIVESLPPETPEEHAEEDETEQVRIAIVGRPNVGKSSLLNRILGYERAIVSDVPGTTRDMIDTGLLFEDRKLVLIDTAGIRRRGRIVPGIEKYSVIRSMRAIDRCDVALLLIDAVEGLAAQDTHIAGYVHEQAKGIIVVVNKWDIVQEQRRAARRGEPISLTREIAEAEEYRKMLSAGLKFIPYAPVVFASARTGYHVQSLLRKAIEIADRRFVRIPTARLNEVVQEAIRRHHPVAVHGHQLKIFYATQAQVNPPTFVFFVNNPDYLHFSYERYLENRLREAFDFAGTGIRIIFRARSKVELPRLG
- a CDS encoding Clp protease N-terminal domain-containing protein, translating into MTKNRFHYFTDSAKLIFVEAQQSAERYQQTYIAPEHLLLGIANGKATTASRLLNRVEIDPLLLRAATERAIADRLAAHPDSATDQFGLTQEAKEAIELAVEEASHEQRGFVGSEHLLLALLRQQGTLAVNVLEQAGLSLETVRARLQRLRQEGYTSEP